In the Motacilla alba alba isolate MOTALB_02 chromosome 6, Motacilla_alba_V1.0_pri, whole genome shotgun sequence genome, CCGGTCCGCGCGGCGGGAGCGATGTCCGATGAGGACGGCGGGGTACGGTCGGACCGCGCCGGTGGCGGGTTCGGGtgagcggggccgcggggcggcGGGCAGGGAGGCGCGCCCAGGCGCAGTTGGAGAGGCACAGAGCGCTTCTGCTGGCCCCGGGCACctggcccggcccagcccaagAATCCCTGCCATCATTCCCTGCACCATTACCCGGCCCCAcggcggctccggctccgcGGGCAGGCGGCTCCAGGAGCTCCGATTGCGCAAAATGGGAGcgagggagaggaggcagctgctgccagcgggtgaaatgtctttgctgccggctggcagggagaggagcagggagaaagtgGTGCCaaggaaagggcagagaaagAGGGACAAGGCTGGAGCGGTGGAAGGCGGCGGGGATGGCCATGGGGCAGGCGggcattttgctttccagctctgtgggagGAAACCAAGAGCTGtcaaatccctgcaggaaaagagggCAGAAATAGCAGGTGGTGGCAATCGCTGACAATTTGGATTCATTTGATCTGCCTGACCTGCAAAGGCCAACAAACACCGAGCCCAGGCGGATGCCTGCCACGGCCCGCGTTTCGATGTGTCttgccctgtccctcccctggctgcagccgCCGCCTGTTGAGAGCCCCAGAAGCCgcttgccaggggctgctgttcttcagcagcttttctggcGTTAGGCGCTTTTTCTTAGCGCAGTTTTTTCGGGACAGAGAAAAACCCCTGTCGGCCTCGGGCGCGCCGCGTCCGTCAGCTCCCGGCTCCGATCGCATCTTCGGGCCGAGCGGCCCGGCAGATACTGGGGCCGGTCTCACCTCCCTGCGGCCGTCCCGCCAGATATTTTCCCGCGATTGATCCCCTAAGGATCGGCTTCCCAGATGTTGAATGGAATCCCCCAGCGGCCGGCTCCTTACCAGCGATCTGCTCTCCTTGGCGGCCGGCAGGCGAGCTCCCCGCGCCAAAAGCTCTCCCACAGCCTCGGCTCAAAcccgcggcggcagcggccgtGCCCGCTGTGTGTGcccgggagcggagcggcggcggcagcggagCCCGGCGAGgcggctgcagagccccaggggccggggctgcggggacagcgCAGCCGGAGCTGCCACCGCCCTGCCGAGACTCGGGCTCCCGCAGGgccggcagcagcactgaccgCTCATCGTGTCCCTTGCAGGATACCTTCACCTGGGTGTAAAGCTGCTCCCGAGGCCGAGCTCCCAAAGGCTTTGCCAGCGCTCCTGATGCCGCCGGGGAAAGCTGCTATTTGTTCCACGCCGAGAGATGTCGGCTGTGAGAAGGAGGAGAGTGATGTCTGCTCCATTCAAGTAGAGAATGAGCCCCCGCATCTCCAGGACGGACCGGCAGCCGGGGTTCCACTCTTGCCTGAGGCACAAGAAGCCACTCGGCACAAGCAGGGGGATGCCCCTTGTGAGCGCGCAGTGAGTGAAGATGTGGAGAGTGGattctgcagcagggatgggagtgtgagggagcccctggctgcccagggcacatcAGCAACCGGCAACGAACACAAAAGGGACCTCAGAAGATTCCTGGGTGAGTGCAGGGCCGCCCCTGGGGCCTCTAGGGTGGGGCCAGGGTCCCCTcccaagggcagggctggcaggtgtgTGGCTGTTTCCCGAGGTGTGGAAGAGgcctggtgctctgctgggccccatcagtggctggcagcaagagccccagctgcccccaaggctgtgcagctctcctgctgcagcctgtgcccacagctgtgtccctggctgtggccagagctgtgtccctggccgtgcccaggctctgggctctctggctgccagctgagcgAGGGCCACACTGGCTGagggctccctgctgtgctccctgggcaggggctgagcagattGCAGGGCCGGCTCTGcttctggcagccagcagctctttcctgctccaggtgaacGGCTCAGGCGCCATCCCGAGGGCACGGCgctgctgatcctgctgctgctgctgctgctgctggctctgctggtggccttggctgtgctggcaggtaaggcaggggcagcagcctgggcccagcccctcggggcagagcgggctccctgctccctgcagagggcAATGCTCAGACCTTCTCCTCTTGCCCCTGCAGCTCCGCAGGCTCCAGTGACAGCTGCCACTCCACAGTGTGTTCTGGGCTGTCCCTTTGACTGGATTGGGCACAAGGGGGTCTGCTACTACTTCTCAAGGGATTACGGCACCTGGGAGCAGGGTCAGGAACGCTGCTCCGAGCTGAACGCCTCCCTGGCCATT is a window encoding:
- the LOC119702818 gene encoding C-type lectin domain family 2 member D-like, which gives rise to MPPGKAAICSTPRDVGCEKEESDVCSIQVENEPPHLQDGPAAGVPLLPEAQEATRHKQGDAPCERAVSEDVESGFCSRDGSVREPLAAQGTSATGNEHKRDLRRFLGERLRRHPEGTALLILLLLLLLLALLVALAVLAAPQAPVTAATPQCVLGCPFDWIGHKGVCYYFSRDYGTWEQGQERCSELNASLAIAKDEEAMDLLFRLRGNGDYWLGLRRRGQRLHWGDGSSYSSRVPVLGNSDCVYLAEKKFRSVMCSNPQPYVCSKAQAPL